In Camelina sativa cultivar DH55 chromosome 16, Cs, whole genome shotgun sequence, a single window of DNA contains:
- the LOC104749692 gene encoding UDP-glycosyltransferase 74C1-like, with protein sequence MSEAKGHVLFFPYPLQGHINPMIQLAKRLSKQGLTITLIIASKDHREPYTSDDYSITVHTIHDGFFTHEHPHAKFVDLDRFNNSTSRSLTDFISSAKLSANPPKALIYDPFMPFALDVAKDLGLYVVAYFTQPWLASLVYYHINEGTYEVPVDRHENPILASFPGFPLLSQDDLPSFACEKGSYPLLHEFVVRQFSNLRRADCILCNTFGQLEPKVVKWMNDQWPVKNIGPVVPSKYLDNRLPEDKDYELQNSKTEPDESVLNWLGNRPAKSVVYVAFGTLVALSDKQMKETAMAIKKTGYHFLWSVRESERSKLPSGFIEEAEEKDCGLVAKWFPQLEVLAHESIGCFVSHCGWNSTLEALCLGVPMVGMPQWTDQPTNAKFIEDVWKIGVRVKADGEGFLSKEEIGRCIVEVMEGERGKEMRKNAEKLKVLAREAISEGGNSDKNIDEFVALLGITTSLSVKF encoded by the exons atgagtgAAGCAAAGGGTCACGTACTGTTTTTTCCATATCCATTACAAGGCCACATTAACCCAATGATCCAACTCGCTAAACGCTTATCCAAACAAGGCCTCACCATCACACTCATCATCGCCTCCAAAGACCACCGTGAACCTTACACCTCCGACGATTATTCCATTACCGTCCACACCATCCACGACGGTTTCTTTACACATGAACACCCTCACGCCAAGTTCGTAGATCTTGACCGTTTCAACAACTCTACTTCTCGTAGCCTCACTGATTTCATCTCTAG TGCGAAGTTGTCGGCCAATCCTCCAAAAGCTCTGATCTATGATCCATTCATGCCCTTTGCGTTGGACGTAGCCAAGGACTTAGGTCTGTACGTTGTGGCCTATTTCACTCAACCATGGTTGGCTAGTCTTGTTTACTACCACATCAACGAAGGCACCTACGAGGTTCCCGTTGATAGACATGAGAACCCAATCCTTGCTTCGTTTCCAGGTTTCCCATTGTTAAGCCAAGATGATCTGCCTTCGTTTGCCTGTGAAAAAGGGTCGTACCCTCTTTTACATGAATTTGTGGTCAGGCAATTCTCTAATTTGCGGCGAGCTGACTGCATTCTCTGCAACACTTTTGGTCAACTTGAACCTAAG GTAGTGAAATGGATGAATGATCAGTGGCCGGTGAAGAACATTGGACCGGTGGTTCCGTCGAAGTACTTGGATAACCGGTTGCCAGAAGACAAAGATTACGAACTCCAGAACTCTAAGACAGAGCCAGATGAGTCTGTTTTGAATTGGTTGGGGAATAGGCCGGCGAAGTCGGTGGTTTACGTGGCGTTCGGGACATTGGTGGCTTTGAGCGATAAACAGATGAAGGAAACCGCAATGGCTATTAAAAAAACTGGATATCACTTCTTGTGGTCCGTTAGAGAATCCGAGAGAAGCAAACTACCCTCTGGTTTTATCGAAGAGGCGGAGGAGAAAGACTGTGGACTTGTAGCTAAGTGGTTTCCTCAGCTAGAGGTTTTAGCACATGAATCAATCGGGTGTTTCGTGTCACATTGCGGATGGAACTCAACATTAGAGGCACTGTGCTTAGGGGTTCCAATGGTGGGAATGCCTCAGTGGACGGATCAGCCCACAAATGCTAAGTTTATAGAGGATGTGTGGAAGATTGGGGTTAGAGTGAAGGCCGATGGAGAAGGGTTTTTAAGTAAGGAAGAGATTGGTAGATGCATTGTCGAGGTCATGGaaggagagagagggaaagagatGAGGAAAAATGCTGAGAAGCTTAAGGTGTTGGCTCGTGAAGCTATCTCTGAAGGAGGTAATTCCGACAAGAACATTGATGAGTTTGTCGCTCTTTTGGGAATAACGACTTCTTTGTCGGTTAAATTCTGA
- the LOC104749686 gene encoding ankyrin repeat-containing protein At5g02620-like — MTIMEEKQNSPVGEKQQSFNGIMLNQTQEKQTKSMEKQQSFRCVVENQPRKARALEKQVSFQGVNVENYQQSRLGRSMEKQQSFRGVNVENNNHKRGVMEKLPSFGKATMERQKSFRGGFLEKQKSFRVVMERQLSFIGERRKKTESPGKRGDSSLHIAARTGNLGKVKELIRGCGNDGRGDELKELLSKQNLEGENPLYTAAEMGHSVVVEEMLTHMDLETASIAARNGFDPFHVAAKQGHLEVLKILLEAFPNLAMTTDLSCTTALHTAATQGHIDVVNLLLETDSNLAKIAKNNGKTALHSAARMGHVEVVKSLIGNDPSIGFRTDKKGQTALHMAVKGQNDGIVVELVKPDVAVLSVEDNKGNTPLHIATNKGRIKIVRCLVSFEGINLNPINKAGDTPLDIAEKIGNAELVSVLKEARAATAKDLGKPQNPAKQLKQTVSDIKHEVQSQLQQSRQTGVRVQKIAKRLKKLHISGLNNAINSATVVAVLIATVAFAAIFTIPGQYEEDRSKGPLLGQAHIANKAPFLVFFIFDSLALFISLAVVVVQTSVVVIEQKAKKKLVFVINKLMWCACLFISIAFVSLSYIVVGKQEIWLAVCATVIGGTIMLTTIGAMCYCVVMHRMEESKLRSIRKERSKSQSFSMSRMPSDSDILNGEYNKRMYAL; from the exons ATGACTATAATGGAGGAGAAGCAGAACAGTCCTGTGGGGGAGAAGCAGCAGAGCTTTAATGGTATTATgttaaaccaaacacaagagAAGCAGACAAAGTCAATGGAGAAACAACAGAGTTTCAGATGTGTGGTGGAGAATCAACCGAGAAAGGCGAGAGCTCTAGAGAAACAAGTGAGTTTCCAAGGTGTGAATGTAGAGAACTATCAGCAGAGCAGACTCGGGAGATCAATGGAGAAGCAACAGAGTTTTCGAGGTGTCAATGTTGagaataataatcataaacGTGGTGTTATGGAGAAGCTACCTAGTTTTGGCAAAGCAACAATGGAGAGGCAGAAGAGTTTCCGTGGTGGCTTTTTAGAGAAGCAGAAGAGCTTCCGTGTGGTTATGGAGAGGCAGTTGAGTTTTATAGgtgagaggaggaagaagactgAATCACCTGGTAAAAGAGGAGACTCTTCTCTTCATATCGCTGCTCGAACTGGGAACTTAGGTAAGGTTAAAGAACTGATTCGAGGTTGTGGCAATGATGGGCGTGGGGATGAGTTGAAAGAGTTGTTGTCAAAGCAGAATCTTGAAGGAGAGAATCCTCTTTATACTGCAGCAGAAATGGGGCATTCGGTTGTTGTTGAGGAGATGTTGACGCATATGGACCTTGAGACTGCTTCCATTGCTGCTAGAAACGGGTTTGATCCATTCCATGTCGCAGCCAAACAAGGCCATCTTG aGGTGTTGAAGATACTGTTGGAGGCATTCCCAAATTTGGCAATGACAACGGATTTATCATGTACAACTGCCTTACACACAGCTGCAACACAAGGACACATTGATGTGGTGAATCTTCTTTTGGAGACAGACTCTAATCTGGCTAAGATTGCTAAGAACAACGGTAAAACCGCGCTTCACTCTGCAGCAAGGATGGGTCATGTGGAAGTTGTTAAATCTCTGATAGGTAATGATCCAAGCATTGGGTTTAGAACCGATAAGAAAGGGCAAACTGCTCTTCACATGGCTGTGAAAGGTCAAAATGATGGGATTGTTGTGGAGTTGGTGAAACCTGATGTTGCGGTTTTGAGCGTTGAGGATAATAAAGGAAATACGCCATTGCACATTGCTACAAACAAGGGGCGTATTAAG ATAGTGCGGTGTTTGGTATCTTTTGAAGGCATTAACCTCAACCCTATAAACAAAGCTGGAGATACGCCATTAGATATCGCTGAGAAGATAGGAAACGCAGAGCTTGTGTCAGTTCTGAAGGAAGCAAGAGCTGCTACAGCTAAAGATCTCGGAAAGCCTCAAAACCCAGCTAAGCAACTAAAGCAAACAGTCAGCGACATCAAACACGAGGTACAATCTCAGCTCCAGCAATCCAGACAAACAGGTGTTAGAGTCCAGAAGATAGCAAAAAGACTCAAGAAGCTTCATATTAGTGGTCTAAACAACGCTATAAACTCAGCAACGGTTGTGGCTGTACTTATTGCCACGGTGGCTTTTGCAGCAATCTTCACAATACCCGGTCAGTACGAAGAGGACCGGTCGAAAGGACCGTTGCTAGGACAAGCTCATATAGCAAACAAAGCACCGTTTCTGGTCTTCTTCATTTTTGACAGCTTGGCACTGTTTATATCCTTAGCTGTTGTTGTGGTGCAGACTTCAGTTGTTGTGATTGAGCagaaggcgaagaagaagcTTGTGTTTGTGATCAACAAGCTCATGTGGTGTGCTTGTTTGTTCATATCCATTgcctttgtttctctctcttatatTGTTGTTGGCAAACAGGAGATTTGGTTGGCTGTGTGTGCCACTGTTATCGGCGGCACGATTATGTTGACTACGATTGGTGCGATGTGCTATTGTGTGGTCATGCATAGGATGGAGGAATCTAAATTGAGGAGCAtaaggaaagagagaagcaaGTCTCAGTCTTTCTCTATGTCTCGTATGCCGTCTGATTCAGATATTCTAAATGGTGAATACAATAAGAGAATGTATGCCCTCTGA
- the LOC104753345 gene encoding serine/threonine-protein kinase CTR1-like encodes MANLAGQLKRGISRQFSTGSLRRTLSRQFTRQTSHDPRRNNMRFSFGRQSSLDPIRRSSPEDSNRPQLAVPDNLDATMQLLFVACRGDVEGVQDLLDEGIDANSIDLDGRTALHIAACEGHIDVVKLLLTRRANIDARDRWGSTAAADAKYYGNMDIFYILKARGAKVPKTKRTPMAVANPREVPEYELNPQELQVRKADGISKGIYQVAKWNGTKVSVKILDKDLYKDHETINAFKHELTLFEKVRHPNVVQFVGAVTQNVPMMIVSEYHPKGDLGSYLQKKGRLSPAKVLRFALDMARHVPFFFKKILHCDLKPKNIMLDNGGHLKVAGFGLISFVKLSSDKSRILNHSAHIDPSNYCMAPEVYKDEIFDRSVDSYSFGVVLYEMIEGVQPFHPKPPEDAVKLMCLEGRRPSFKAKXT; translated from the exons atgGCGAATCTCGCGGGGCAGCTAAAACGAGGAATCTCGAGACAATTCTCAACAGGATCGCTTCGTCGTACGCTAAGCCGTCAATTCACGCGTCAAACTTCGCACGATCCTCGTCGGAACAATATGCGATTCAGTTTCGGTAGACAATCGTCTCTAGATCCGATTCGACGGAGTAGTCCTGAAGATTCTAACCGTCCGCAGCTCGCTGTACCTGATAATCTCGACGCAACTATGCAGCTTCTTTTTGTGGCTTGTAGAGGTGATGTTGAAGGTGTTCAGGATCTGCTTGATGAAGGGATTGATGCTAATAGTATTGATCTTGATGGTCGTACTGCTCTTCATATCGCTGCTTGTGAAGGTCATATTGACGTTGTCAAGCTACTTCTTACCAGGAGGGCTAACATCGATGCTCGTGATCGTTGGGGAAGCACG GCAGCTGCTGATGCTAAGTATTATGGTAACATggatattttctacattttgaaAGCTCGTGGAGCTAAAGTTCCG aaaaccaaaaggACACCGATGGCTGTGGCGAATCCTCGTGAAGTTCCTGAATACGAGTTAAATCCGCAGGAACTTCAAGTTCGTAAAGCTGATGGTATCTCAAAG GGAATATATCAAGTGGCTAAATGGAATGGGACTAAGGTATCTGTGAAGATACTTGATAAGGATCTTTACAAGGATCATGAAACTAT AAATGCGTTCAAACACGAACTTACTTTATTCGAGAAGGTTCGTCATCCTAATGTTGTGCAATTTGTTGGAGCTGTTACTCAAAACGTCCCCATGATGATTGTGTCCGAGTACCATCCTAAA GGTGACTTGGGGAGCTATCTTCAAAAGAAAGGTCGTCTTTCTCCAGCCAAAGTTCTGAGATTTGCACTTGATATGGCCAGGCatgtgccttttttttttaaaaagatttta CACTGTGATCTAAAACCCAA AAATATTATGCTCGACAATGGAGGACATCTGAAGGTGGCAGGGTTTGGGTTGATTAGTTTTGTAAAGTTATCATCTGATAAATCGAGAATCCTTAATCACTCGGCCCATATAGATCCTTCAA ATTACTGTATGGCACCTGAGGTTTACAAAGATGAAATATTTGACAGGAGTGTGGATTCTTACTCTTTTGGTGTCGTATTATATGAG ATGATTGAAGGAGTACAACCTTTCCATCCTAAGCCCCCGGAGGACGCAGTAAAGCTAATGTGTTTGGAAGGAAGACGACCTTCGTTTAAGGCCAAGANGACt
- the LOC104749691 gene encoding acetolactate synthase small subunit 2, chloroplastic isoform X1, whose translation MAAISVSSSPSLRCLRSACSDSSPAFVSSTRVSFPAKVSYLSGKSLNRGEEMGKRMDGIVRSVDGKISDSSFPGASSSTPTSNRVRKHTISVFVGDESGMINRIAGVFARRGYNIESLAVGLNRDKALFTIVVCGTERVLQQVIEQLQKLVNVLKVEDISSEPQVERELMLVKVNAHPESRAEIMWLVDTFRAKVVDIAEHALTIEVTGDPGKMIAVERNLKKFQIREIVRTGKIALRREKMGATAPFWRFSAASYPDLKNQAPVSVLRGSKKEVMVPQNETTAGGDVYPVEPPSDHMVHRVLDAHWGLLSDEDTSGLRSHTLSLLVNDVPGVLNIVTGVFARRGYNIQSLAVGHAETKGISRITTVVPATDESVSKLVQQLNKLVDVHEVHDLTHLPFAERELMLIKIAVNAAARRDVLDIASIFRAKAVDVSDHTITLQLTGDLDKMVALQRFLEPYGICEVARTGRVALARESGVDSKYLRGYSFPLTG comes from the exons ATGGCGGCCATTTCTGTAAGTTCTTCACCATCGCTTCGATGCTTGAGATCGGCATGTTCCGATTCATCGCCTGCTTTCGTATCCTCGACGCGTGTGTCCTTCCCGGCGAAGGTTTCGTATCTGTCGGGTAAATCCTTGAACCGTGGCGAAGAAATGGGTAAGAGAATGGATGGAATCGTTAGAAGCGTCGATGGGAAAATCTCTGACTCATCTTTCCCCGGAGCTTCATCTTCGACTCCAACTTCCAA CAGGGTGAGGAAGCACACAATTTCAGTATTTGTTGGAGACGAAAGCGGAATGATTAATAGGATTGCAGGAGTCTTTGCGAGGAGAGGATACAATATTGAGAGTCTTGCTGTTGGTCTTAACAGAGACAAGGCTCTATTCACCATTGTTGTCTGTGGAACTGAAAGGGTGCTTCAGCAGGTCATCGAGCAACTTCAGAAGCTCGTTAATGTTCTAAAG GTTGAAGATATCTCAAGTGAGCCGCAAGTGGAGCGTGAACTGATGCTTGTAAAAGTGAATGCACATCCAGAATCCAGGGCAGAG ATCATGTGGCTAGTTGACACATTCAGAGCTAAAGTTGTAGATATCGCGGAACATGCATTGACTATTGAG GTAACTGGAGATCCTGGAAAGATGATTGCTGTagaaagaaatttgaaaaagttTCAGATCAGAGAGATTGTACGGACAGGAAAG ATAGCACTGAGAAGGGAAAAGATGGGGGCAACTGCTCCATTTTGGCGATTTTCAGCAGCATCCTATCCAGATCTCAAGAACCAAGCACCTGTTAGTGTTCTTCGAGGTAGCAAAAAAGAAGTCATGGTCCCTCAAAATGAAACAACAGCAGGG GGAGATGTTTATCCCGTTGAGCCACCTTCTGACCACATGGTACATCGTGTTCTCGACGCACACTGGGGACTTCTCTCTGATGAGGAT ACGAGTGGACTACGGTCGCATACTCTATCTTTGCTTGTGAATGATGTTCCAGGAGTTCTTAATATTGTGACTGGTGTTTTCGCTCGAAGGGGATACAATATTCAG AGCTTGGCTGTAGGACATGCTGAAACCAAGGGCATTTCACGCATTACAACAGTTGTTCCTGCAACAGATGAATCGGTCAGCAAATTGGTGCAGCAACTTAATAAACTTGTAGATGTGCATGAG GTCCATGATCTGACTCATTTGCCATTTGCTGAAAGAGAACTGATGCTGATTAAGATTGCCGTGAACGCTGCTGCGAGAAGAGATGTCCTAGACATTGCTAGTATTTTCAGGGCTAAAGCTGTTGACGTATCCGATCACACAATTACTTTGCAG CTTACTGGGGATCTAGACAAGATGGTTGCGCTGCAAAGGTTTTTGGAGCCCTACGGTATATGCGAG GTTGCAAGAACCGGACGTGTTGCATTGGCTCGTGAATCGGGAGTGGACTCCAAGTATCTTCGTGGATACTCCTTTCCTTTAACTGGTTGA
- the LOC104753346 gene encoding probable E3 ubiquitin-protein ligase ARI11: protein MDHSDDEIMYIDSEEENLLSNDEERESDDNYDGLADQEDHMKRSQKSYWTGYITTKIEDGSGCLRVACPEPSCSAAVGQDLIDKIAKKEHKEKYYTYFLRSYVEEGKKFKWCPSPGCEYAVDFGGSSSTTSNYDVSCLCSFKFCWDCCEDAHSPVDCDTVSKWLLKNRDESENTNWILTKTKPCPKCKRPIEKNQGCRHMSCSAPCKFQFCWICLKPWTGHTACNVFKEDNEDKTKRKRAKEAINRYHHYYERWEFNQSSRLTAVSDLEKWQSMWLKELSAILGTPETQLQFTVEAWLQIIECRRVLKWAYAFGYYLINHEPSKQHFFEYLQGEAESGLDRLHKCAKEELKQFIAKTKDLKKHFMKFQAKLISLTKTTKSYFENLVNALENGLTDVTHNEIIKSTQG, encoded by the exons ATGGATCATTCGGATGATGAGATAATGTATATCGACTCGGAAGAGGAGAATCTTCTCAGcaatgatgaagaaagagaatctgatgataactACGACGGATTAGCTGATCAGGAAGATCACATGAAACGATCTCAGAAAAGTTAC TGGACTGGTTACATCACTACAAAAATCGAAGACGGTTCGGGATGTTTGAGAGTTGCATGTCCCGAGCCTTCTTGTTCCGCTGCTGTTGGTCAAGATCTGATCGATAAGATCGCTAAGAAAGAACATAAGGAGAAGTATTATACGTATTTTCTTAGGTCTTATGTCGAAGAAGGGAAGAAGTTTAAATGGTGTCCATCACCAGGATGCGAATACGCGGTTGATTTTGGTGGAAGTAGTAGTACTACTAGTAATTACGatgtttcttgtttgtgttcGTTTAAGTTTTGCTGGGATTGCTGTGAAGACGCTCACAGTCCTGTGGATTGTGATACGGTGTCAAAGTGGTTACTTAAGAACAGGGATGAGTCCGAGAACACGAATTGGATACTTACTAAGACAAAGCCTTGTCCTAAATGCAAGCGTCCGATCGAGAAGAACCAAGGATGTAGACATATGTCATGCTCAGCTCCGTGTAAATTTCAGTTTTGTTGGATTTGCCTTAAACCATGGACCGGTCACACGGCTTGCAATGTGTTTAAAGAAGACAATGAAGATAAAACTAAGAGAAAAAGGGCTAAAGAAGCGATCAATCGATACCACCATTATTACGAAAGATGGGAATTCAATCAATCGTCGAGGCTCACGGCTGTAAGTGATCTGGAGAAATGGCAATCGATGTGGCTTAAGGAGCTTAGTGCAATATTGGGCACACCAGAAACTCAGCTCCAGTTCACTGTAGAGGCATGGCTTCAG ATCATCGAATGTAGGAGGGTCTTGAAATGGGCCTATGCATTTGGATACTACCTAATTAATCATGAACCCTCCAAACAACACTTTTTCGAGTATTTGCAAG GAGAGGCGGAATCTGGTTTGGATAGACTTCACAAATGTGCAAAAGAGGAGTTGAAACAGTTTATCGCTAAAACTAAAGatctaaaaaaacattttatgaaGTTCCAGGCGAAGTTAATTAGTTTGactaaaacaaccaaatccTACTTCGAAAATTTGGTGAACGCATTGGAGAATGGTCTTACTGATGTGACACACAATGAAATCATCAAATCCACACAAGGATAG
- the LOC104749691 gene encoding acetolactate synthase small subunit 2, chloroplastic isoform X2, translated as MAAISVSSSPSLRCLRSACSDSSPAFVSSTRVSFPAKVSYLSGKSLNRGEEMGKRMDGIVRSVDGKISDSSFPGASSSTPTSKVRKHTISVFVGDESGMINRIAGVFARRGYNIESLAVGLNRDKALFTIVVCGTERVLQQVIEQLQKLVNVLKVEDISSEPQVERELMLVKVNAHPESRAEIMWLVDTFRAKVVDIAEHALTIEVTGDPGKMIAVERNLKKFQIREIVRTGKIALRREKMGATAPFWRFSAASYPDLKNQAPVSVLRGSKKEVMVPQNETTAGGDVYPVEPPSDHMVHRVLDAHWGLLSDEDTSGLRSHTLSLLVNDVPGVLNIVTGVFARRGYNIQSLAVGHAETKGISRITTVVPATDESVSKLVQQLNKLVDVHEVHDLTHLPFAERELMLIKIAVNAAARRDVLDIASIFRAKAVDVSDHTITLQLTGDLDKMVALQRFLEPYGICEVARTGRVALARESGVDSKYLRGYSFPLTG; from the exons ATGGCGGCCATTTCTGTAAGTTCTTCACCATCGCTTCGATGCTTGAGATCGGCATGTTCCGATTCATCGCCTGCTTTCGTATCCTCGACGCGTGTGTCCTTCCCGGCGAAGGTTTCGTATCTGTCGGGTAAATCCTTGAACCGTGGCGAAGAAATGGGTAAGAGAATGGATGGAATCGTTAGAAGCGTCGATGGGAAAATCTCTGACTCATCTTTCCCCGGAGCTTCATCTTCGACTCCAACTTCCAA GGTGAGGAAGCACACAATTTCAGTATTTGTTGGAGACGAAAGCGGAATGATTAATAGGATTGCAGGAGTCTTTGCGAGGAGAGGATACAATATTGAGAGTCTTGCTGTTGGTCTTAACAGAGACAAGGCTCTATTCACCATTGTTGTCTGTGGAACTGAAAGGGTGCTTCAGCAGGTCATCGAGCAACTTCAGAAGCTCGTTAATGTTCTAAAG GTTGAAGATATCTCAAGTGAGCCGCAAGTGGAGCGTGAACTGATGCTTGTAAAAGTGAATGCACATCCAGAATCCAGGGCAGAG ATCATGTGGCTAGTTGACACATTCAGAGCTAAAGTTGTAGATATCGCGGAACATGCATTGACTATTGAG GTAACTGGAGATCCTGGAAAGATGATTGCTGTagaaagaaatttgaaaaagttTCAGATCAGAGAGATTGTACGGACAGGAAAG ATAGCACTGAGAAGGGAAAAGATGGGGGCAACTGCTCCATTTTGGCGATTTTCAGCAGCATCCTATCCAGATCTCAAGAACCAAGCACCTGTTAGTGTTCTTCGAGGTAGCAAAAAAGAAGTCATGGTCCCTCAAAATGAAACAACAGCAGGG GGAGATGTTTATCCCGTTGAGCCACCTTCTGACCACATGGTACATCGTGTTCTCGACGCACACTGGGGACTTCTCTCTGATGAGGAT ACGAGTGGACTACGGTCGCATACTCTATCTTTGCTTGTGAATGATGTTCCAGGAGTTCTTAATATTGTGACTGGTGTTTTCGCTCGAAGGGGATACAATATTCAG AGCTTGGCTGTAGGACATGCTGAAACCAAGGGCATTTCACGCATTACAACAGTTGTTCCTGCAACAGATGAATCGGTCAGCAAATTGGTGCAGCAACTTAATAAACTTGTAGATGTGCATGAG GTCCATGATCTGACTCATTTGCCATTTGCTGAAAGAGAACTGATGCTGATTAAGATTGCCGTGAACGCTGCTGCGAGAAGAGATGTCCTAGACATTGCTAGTATTTTCAGGGCTAAAGCTGTTGACGTATCCGATCACACAATTACTTTGCAG CTTACTGGGGATCTAGACAAGATGGTTGCGCTGCAAAGGTTTTTGGAGCCCTACGGTATATGCGAG GTTGCAAGAACCGGACGTGTTGCATTGGCTCGTGAATCGGGAGTGGACTCCAAGTATCTTCGTGGATACTCCTTTCCTTTAACTGGTTGA